In Musa acuminata AAA Group cultivar baxijiao chromosome BXJ2-8, Cavendish_Baxijiao_AAA, whole genome shotgun sequence, one genomic interval encodes:
- the LOC135581348 gene encoding uncharacterized protein LOC135581348 isoform X2: MLILLQGDVLEIVHLKTQNCSTFCQYKGESTSICIFLISLHDQNKLQFKDFANPSRLLQTTTVKLQTKYVPEDILSSLELDMSSSYYMVELCTSKDFGSCLRDVNAAILLCLIDVNGDALLQRLSAVTLDRSMQGKDMDSNESVHFQRGSVDIVTFKGSKLGKIEAFWIGLESGSWRLDGVSLTVISGPVYLSPFTESGDESQFDCVQYKFEANNLLLGEGGISIVELRPFCSTELSRISFTTSLNMQSLSQTLLLNKQTTKEDSMREYADLKFSLLVYDLILISSGSSILNFSFNEKAAYAFLAGGIGGFLYLLLLQRSVDGLSAPGNQSENGENFLQASGGFKRQWLTLALVIALGSTVLKYRIGGTTIALSPTELFIGVAGFLTSKIAVVLAAFRPFERNSKNK; this comes from the exons atgctaatccttctgcaaggAGACGTTTTGGAAATTGTACATCTGAAGACTCAAAATTGCTCCACATTTTGCCAGTACAAGGGGGAGTCAACAAGCATATGCATTTTTCTCATTTCACTACACGATCAAAACAAGCTCCAGTTCAAG GATTTTGCAAATCCTTCTCGTCTTTTACAAACAACCACGGTAAAATTGCAGACTAAATATGTTCCTGAAGACATACTTTCTTCCCTGGAGTTGGACATGTCTAGTTCTTACTACATGGTTGAGCTGTGCACAAGTAAGGATTTTGGCTCTTGTTTGAGGGACGTAAATGCCGCCATACTGCTTTGCTTGATCGATGTAAATGGTGATGCATTACTACAGAGGCTATCTGCAGTTACGTTAGACCGCTCTATGCAAGGGAAGGACATGGATTCCAATGAATCTGTTCACTTTCAAAGAGGTTCAGTTGATATTGTCACCTTCAAGGGCTCCAAGTTAGGAAAAATTGAAGCATTTTGGATTGGTCTTGAATCAG GTTCTTGGAGGCTTGATGGTGTAAGCTTGACAGTGATCAGTGGGCCAGTATATTTATCTCCATTTACTGAAAGTGGAGATGAAAGTCAGTTTGATTGTGTGCAATATAAATTTGAAGCAAATAATCTACTTCTTGGAGAAGGGGGGATATCCATTGTTGAGCTTAGGCCATTCTGTAGTACCGAGTTATCTAGGATTTCTTTTACAACCTCACTAAATATGCAGTCGTTGTCACAAACCCTATTGCTGAATAAACAAACAACAAAGGAGGATAGCATGAGGGAGTATGCAGATCTTAAGTTCTCATTGCTAGTTTATGACCTCATTCTTATTTCAAGTGGTTCATCGATTTTAAATTTCTCTTTCAATGAGAAAGCTGCTTATGCATTCTTAGCTGGTGGAATTGGTGGATTCTTGTACCTTTTGCTGTTGCAAAGGTCGGTCGATGGATTGTCTGCACCAGGAAATCAGTCTGAGAATGGTGAGAACTTCTTGCAGGCCTCTGGAGGTTTTAAGAGGCAATGGTTAACTTTGGCATTGGTCATCGCCCTTGGTTCCACTGTATTGAAGTATCGGATAGGAGGAACAACCATAGCATTGTCACCAACTGAGCTCTTCATTGGGGTTGCAGGCTTTCTTACAAGTAAGATAGCTGTGGTTCTGGCAGCATTTAGACCTTTTGAAAGGAATTCAAAGAACAAGTAA
- the LOC135581348 gene encoding uncharacterized protein LOC135581348 isoform X1: MEALLVKHLVPSTHANPSARRRFGNCTSEDSKLLHILPVQGGVNKHMHFSHFTTRSKQAPVQDFQDFANPSRLLQTTTVKLQTKYVPEDILSSLELDMSSSYYMVELCTSKDFGSCLRDVNAAILLCLIDVNGDALLQRLSAVTLDRSMQGKDMDSNESVHFQRGSVDIVTFKGSKLGKIEAFWIGLESGSWRLDGVSLTVISGPVYLSPFTESGDESQFDCVQYKFEANNLLLGEGGISIVELRPFCSTELSRISFTTSLNMQSLSQTLLLNKQTTKEDSMREYADLKFSLLVYDLILISSGSSILNFSFNEKAAYAFLAGGIGGFLYLLLLQRSVDGLSAPGNQSENGENFLQASGGFKRQWLTLALVIALGSTVLKYRIGGTTIALSPTELFIGVAGFLTSKIAVVLAAFRPFERNSKNK; encoded by the exons ATGGAGGCACTCCTTGTAAAGCATCTCGTTCCTTCCACtcatgctaatccttctgcaaggAGACGTTTTGGAAATTGTACATCTGAAGACTCAAAATTGCTCCACATTTTGCCAGTACAAGGGGGAGTCAACAAGCATATGCATTTTTCTCATTTCACTACACGATCAAAACAAGCTCCAGTTCAAG ATTTTCAGGATTTTGCAAATCCTTCTCGTCTTTTACAAACAACCACGGTAAAATTGCAGACTAAATATGTTCCTGAAGACATACTTTCTTCCCTGGAGTTGGACATGTCTAGTTCTTACTACATGGTTGAGCTGTGCACAAGTAAGGATTTTGGCTCTTGTTTGAGGGACGTAAATGCCGCCATACTGCTTTGCTTGATCGATGTAAATGGTGATGCATTACTACAGAGGCTATCTGCAGTTACGTTAGACCGCTCTATGCAAGGGAAGGACATGGATTCCAATGAATCTGTTCACTTTCAAAGAGGTTCAGTTGATATTGTCACCTTCAAGGGCTCCAAGTTAGGAAAAATTGAAGCATTTTGGATTGGTCTTGAATCAG GTTCTTGGAGGCTTGATGGTGTAAGCTTGACAGTGATCAGTGGGCCAGTATATTTATCTCCATTTACTGAAAGTGGAGATGAAAGTCAGTTTGATTGTGTGCAATATAAATTTGAAGCAAATAATCTACTTCTTGGAGAAGGGGGGATATCCATTGTTGAGCTTAGGCCATTCTGTAGTACCGAGTTATCTAGGATTTCTTTTACAACCTCACTAAATATGCAGTCGTTGTCACAAACCCTATTGCTGAATAAACAAACAACAAAGGAGGATAGCATGAGGGAGTATGCAGATCTTAAGTTCTCATTGCTAGTTTATGACCTCATTCTTATTTCAAGTGGTTCATCGATTTTAAATTTCTCTTTCAATGAGAAAGCTGCTTATGCATTCTTAGCTGGTGGAATTGGTGGATTCTTGTACCTTTTGCTGTTGCAAAGGTCGGTCGATGGATTGTCTGCACCAGGAAATCAGTCTGAGAATGGTGAGAACTTCTTGCAGGCCTCTGGAGGTTTTAAGAGGCAATGGTTAACTTTGGCATTGGTCATCGCCCTTGGTTCCACTGTATTGAAGTATCGGATAGGAGGAACAACCATAGCATTGTCACCAACTGAGCTCTTCATTGGGGTTGCAGGCTTTCTTACAAGTAAGATAGCTGTGGTTCTGGCAGCATTTAGACCTTTTGAAAGGAATTCAAAGAACAAGTAA
- the LOC135581348 gene encoding uncharacterized protein LOC135581348 isoform X3 — MLILLQGDVLEIVHLKTQNCSTFCQYKGESTSICIFLISLHDQNKLQFKTKYVPEDILSSLELDMSSSYYMVELCTSKDFGSCLRDVNAAILLCLIDVNGDALLQRLSAVTLDRSMQGKDMDSNESVHFQRGSVDIVTFKGSKLGKIEAFWIGLESGSWRLDGVSLTVISGPVYLSPFTESGDESQFDCVQYKFEANNLLLGEGGISIVELRPFCSTELSRISFTTSLNMQSLSQTLLLNKQTTKEDSMREYADLKFSLLVYDLILISSGSSILNFSFNEKAAYAFLAGGIGGFLYLLLLQRSVDGLSAPGNQSENGENFLQASGGFKRQWLTLALVIALGSTVLKYRIGGTTIALSPTELFIGVAGFLTSKIAVVLAAFRPFERNSKNK; from the exons atgctaatccttctgcaaggAGACGTTTTGGAAATTGTACATCTGAAGACTCAAAATTGCTCCACATTTTGCCAGTACAAGGGGGAGTCAACAAGCATATGCATTTTTCTCATTTCACTACACGATCAAAACAAGCTCCAGTTCAAG ACTAAATATGTTCCTGAAGACATACTTTCTTCCCTGGAGTTGGACATGTCTAGTTCTTACTACATGGTTGAGCTGTGCACAAGTAAGGATTTTGGCTCTTGTTTGAGGGACGTAAATGCCGCCATACTGCTTTGCTTGATCGATGTAAATGGTGATGCATTACTACAGAGGCTATCTGCAGTTACGTTAGACCGCTCTATGCAAGGGAAGGACATGGATTCCAATGAATCTGTTCACTTTCAAAGAGGTTCAGTTGATATTGTCACCTTCAAGGGCTCCAAGTTAGGAAAAATTGAAGCATTTTGGATTGGTCTTGAATCAG GTTCTTGGAGGCTTGATGGTGTAAGCTTGACAGTGATCAGTGGGCCAGTATATTTATCTCCATTTACTGAAAGTGGAGATGAAAGTCAGTTTGATTGTGTGCAATATAAATTTGAAGCAAATAATCTACTTCTTGGAGAAGGGGGGATATCCATTGTTGAGCTTAGGCCATTCTGTAGTACCGAGTTATCTAGGATTTCTTTTACAACCTCACTAAATATGCAGTCGTTGTCACAAACCCTATTGCTGAATAAACAAACAACAAAGGAGGATAGCATGAGGGAGTATGCAGATCTTAAGTTCTCATTGCTAGTTTATGACCTCATTCTTATTTCAAGTGGTTCATCGATTTTAAATTTCTCTTTCAATGAGAAAGCTGCTTATGCATTCTTAGCTGGTGGAATTGGTGGATTCTTGTACCTTTTGCTGTTGCAAAGGTCGGTCGATGGATTGTCTGCACCAGGAAATCAGTCTGAGAATGGTGAGAACTTCTTGCAGGCCTCTGGAGGTTTTAAGAGGCAATGGTTAACTTTGGCATTGGTCATCGCCCTTGGTTCCACTGTATTGAAGTATCGGATAGGAGGAACAACCATAGCATTGTCACCAACTGAGCTCTTCATTGGGGTTGCAGGCTTTCTTACAAGTAAGATAGCTGTGGTTCTGGCAGCATTTAGACCTTTTGAAAGGAATTCAAAGAACAAGTAA
- the LOC135620449 gene encoding ent-copalyl diphosphate synthase 2, chloroplastic-like, with amino-acid sequence MASDVSEFERRMGGKTAGEVLVGLLRQLIEQLAADTRPALQQQLVRHHLQQAWKEWLMAWHSDASDGFGREETGLLLVRTMESCAGRFSSTELTVTRPNYSRLCHLLSSLCHNLRRRQMVAAKSITEECAVTSSCKDKAVEAEMQELARCVLQTSDDLNNHTKQTFLLVAKSFYYAAHCSPAALRSHISEVLFMPVA; translated from the exons ATGGCGAGTGATGTTTCTGAATTTGAACGCAGGATGGGAGGGAAGACGGCGGGAGAAGTGTTGGTGGGTCTGCTCCGGCAGCTGATCGAGCAGCTGGCGGCTGATACACGGCCGGCCTTGCAACAACAGCTAGTCCGCCACCATTTACAACAAGCT TGGAAGGAGTGGTTGATGGCATGGCATAGCGACGCGTCTGACGGATTCGGAAGGGAAGAGACGGGGTTACTGCTAGTCAGGACGATGGAAAGCTGTGCAGGGAGGTTCAGTTCGACGGAGTTAACGGTGACTCGTCCTAATTACAGTCGGCTTTGTCATCTACTGTCTtccctttgtcataatctaaggCGACGACAGATGGTTGCCGCTAAG AGCATCACAGAGGAGTGCGCTGTCACAAGCAGCTGCAAGGACAAGGCAGTAGAAGCAGAGATGCAAGAGCTGGCTCGGTGTGTGCTGCAGACTTCAGATGACCTCAACAACCACACCAAGCAAACATTCCTTCTGGTGGCAAAGAGCTTCTATTACGCTGCTCACTGCTCACCTGCTGCTCTCCGCAGCCACATCTCCGAGGTGCTCTTCATGCCTGTGGCTTAG
- the LOC135581348 gene encoding uncharacterized protein LOC135581348 isoform X5, which produces MISHSPKLTKYVPEDILSSLELDMSSSYYMVELCTSKDFGSCLRDVNAAILLCLIDVNGDALLQRLSAVTLDRSMQGKDMDSNESVHFQRGSVDIVTFKGSKLGKIEAFWIGLESGSWRLDGVSLTVISGPVYLSPFTESGDESQFDCVQYKFEANNLLLGEGGISIVELRPFCSTELSRISFTTSLNMQSLSQTLLLNKQTTKEDSMREYADLKFSLLVYDLILISSGSSILNFSFNEKAAYAFLAGGIGGFLYLLLLQRSVDGLSAPGNQSENGENFLQASGGFKRQWLTLALVIALGSTVLKYRIGGTTIALSPTELFIGVAGFLTSKIAVVLAAFRPFERNSKNK; this is translated from the exons ATGATCTCGCATTCTCCAAAACTG ACTAAATATGTTCCTGAAGACATACTTTCTTCCCTGGAGTTGGACATGTCTAGTTCTTACTACATGGTTGAGCTGTGCACAAGTAAGGATTTTGGCTCTTGTTTGAGGGACGTAAATGCCGCCATACTGCTTTGCTTGATCGATGTAAATGGTGATGCATTACTACAGAGGCTATCTGCAGTTACGTTAGACCGCTCTATGCAAGGGAAGGACATGGATTCCAATGAATCTGTTCACTTTCAAAGAGGTTCAGTTGATATTGTCACCTTCAAGGGCTCCAAGTTAGGAAAAATTGAAGCATTTTGGATTGGTCTTGAATCAG GTTCTTGGAGGCTTGATGGTGTAAGCTTGACAGTGATCAGTGGGCCAGTATATTTATCTCCATTTACTGAAAGTGGAGATGAAAGTCAGTTTGATTGTGTGCAATATAAATTTGAAGCAAATAATCTACTTCTTGGAGAAGGGGGGATATCCATTGTTGAGCTTAGGCCATTCTGTAGTACCGAGTTATCTAGGATTTCTTTTACAACCTCACTAAATATGCAGTCGTTGTCACAAACCCTATTGCTGAATAAACAAACAACAAAGGAGGATAGCATGAGGGAGTATGCAGATCTTAAGTTCTCATTGCTAGTTTATGACCTCATTCTTATTTCAAGTGGTTCATCGATTTTAAATTTCTCTTTCAATGAGAAAGCTGCTTATGCATTCTTAGCTGGTGGAATTGGTGGATTCTTGTACCTTTTGCTGTTGCAAAGGTCGGTCGATGGATTGTCTGCACCAGGAAATCAGTCTGAGAATGGTGAGAACTTCTTGCAGGCCTCTGGAGGTTTTAAGAGGCAATGGTTAACTTTGGCATTGGTCATCGCCCTTGGTTCCACTGTATTGAAGTATCGGATAGGAGGAACAACCATAGCATTGTCACCAACTGAGCTCTTCATTGGGGTTGCAGGCTTTCTTACAAGTAAGATAGCTGTGGTTCTGGCAGCATTTAGACCTTTTGAAAGGAATTCAAAGAACAAGTAA
- the LOC135620450 gene encoding ent-copalyl diphosphate synthase AN1, chloroplastic: MVGEVRAMLRRMGDGEISISAYDTAWVALLKNKDGSGGPRFPSSLQWIVDNQLPDGSWGDAVIFSAHDRMINTLACVIALKSWTIYPDIWRRGLAFIRENMWRLSEEEAELMPIGFEVAFPSLLDIAKALELEIPYGDPSLQEIDAKRSLKLKRIPRDVMHEVPNKLLYSLEGMPVLDWDRLLRLRCSDGSFLFSPSSTAYAVMQTGDDNCLDYLQRVVHRFGGGVPNVYPVDLFEHLWVVDWLERLGISRYLEQEIKDCLDYVYRYWTEDGICWAKNTRVHDVDDTSMRFRLLRLHGYDVSAGVFRHFEKDGEFFCCAGQSTQAVTGMYNLNRASQVAFPGEEILDRARSFSYLYLREKQAADQVVDKWIITKNLPGEVAYALDFPWYASLPRVETRLYLEQYGGSGDVWIGKTLYRMPLVNNDVYLELAKLDYNRCQSLHQLEWFDLEKWYEEAGLRWHRVKRRSLLRDFFLAAACVFEPDRAVERLGWARTATMATAVSSFFSCATCTDEMRRSFILDFLDDRSDGHDISR; encoded by the exons ATGGTGGGTGAAGTCAGAGCGATGTTGCGGCGGATGGGTGATGGGGAAATAAGCATCTCCGCATACGACACGGCATGGGTGGCACTGCTCAAGAACAAAGACGGAAGTGGTGGCCCTCGGTTCCCGTCCAGCCTCCAGTGGATCGTCGACAACCAGCTGCCGGATGGCTCGTGGGGAGACGCTGTCATCTTCTCTGCCCATGATCGGATGATCAACACCCTGGCCTGCGTCATCGCTCTCAAGTCATGGACCATCTATCCGGATATTTGGAGGAGAG GACTTGCATTTATCCGTGAGAACATGTGGAGATTGAGTGAGGAGGAAGCAGAGCTGATGCCCATCGGCTTCGAAGTCGCTTTCCCCTCCCTCCTTGACATAGCCAAAGCGCTTGAGCTGGAGATTCCCTATGGTGACCCTTCTTTGCAGGAAATCGACGCCAAGAGAAGTCTGAAACTGAAGCG GATTCCAAGAGATGTGATGCATGAAGTGCCCAACAAGCTGCTATATAGCCTGGAAGGAATGCCGGTCCTAGACTGGGACAGGTTGCTTCGTCTCCGGTGCTCTGATGGCTCCTTTCTCTTCTCACCTTCCTCCACGGCTTATGCTGTGATGCAGACTGGTGATGACAACTGCCTCGATTATCTCCAGAGAGTCGTCCATAGATTTGGTGGAGGGG TGCCCAACGTTTACCCCGTGGATCTCTTCGAGCACCTGTGGGTCGTCGATTGGTTGGAGCGTCTCGGGATCTCTCGATACTTGGAGCAGGAGATCAAAGACTGCTTGGACTACGTATACAG ATATTGGACCGAGGACGGCATCTGCTGGGCGAAGAACACGAGAGTACACGATGTGGACGACACATCGATGCGGTTCCGACTGCTCCGGCTGCATGGATACGACGTCTCCGCCG GCGTGTTCCGGCATTTCGAGAAGGACGGCGAGTTCTTCTGCTGCGCCGGGCAATCGACCCAGGCGGTGACCGGAATGTACAACCTGAACCGGGCGTCGCAGGTGGCCTTCCCCGGGGAGGAGATACTGGACCGGGCCAGAAGCTTCTCCTACCTGTACCTGCGAGAGAAGCAAGCCGCCGACCAGGTGGTGGACAAGTGGATCATCACCAAGAACTTGCCGGGCGAG GTGGCGTACGCCCTGGACTTCCCCTGGTACGCCAGCCTGCCTCGCGTGGAGACGAGGCTGTACTTGGAGCAGTATGGAGGCAGCGGCGACGTCTGGATAGGGAAGACGCTCTACAG GATGCCATTGGTGAACAACGACGTGTACTTGGAGTTGGCCAAGTTGGACTATAATCGCTGTCAGTCTCTCCATCAGCTCGAATGGTTCGACCTCGAAAA ATGGTATGAGGAGGCCGGTCTACGATGGCACAGGGTGAAGCGGAGGAGCCTACTGAGGGACTTCTTTCTGGCGGCCGCTTGCGTGTTCGAACCGGACCGCGCGGTCGAGAGGTTGGGTTGGGCTCGGACCGCCACGATGGCCACGGCCGTCTCGTCGTTCTTTAGCTGCGCCACGTGCACGGACGAGATGAGGCGATCGTTCATCCTCGACTTCCTTGATGATCGAAGCGACGGCCATGACATCAGCAGGTGA
- the LOC135581348 gene encoding uncharacterized protein LOC135581348 isoform X4, which yields MISHSPKLDFANPSRLLQTTTVKLQTKYVPEDILSSLELDMSSSYYMVELCTSKDFGSCLRDVNAAILLCLIDVNGDALLQRLSAVTLDRSMQGKDMDSNESVHFQRGSVDIVTFKGSKLGKIEAFWIGLESGSWRLDGVSLTVISGPVYLSPFTESGDESQFDCVQYKFEANNLLLGEGGISIVELRPFCSTELSRISFTTSLNMQSLSQTLLLNKQTTKEDSMREYADLKFSLLVYDLILISSGSSILNFSFNEKAAYAFLAGGIGGFLYLLLLQRSVDGLSAPGNQSENGENFLQASGGFKRQWLTLALVIALGSTVLKYRIGGTTIALSPTELFIGVAGFLTSKIAVVLAAFRPFERNSKNK from the exons ATGATCTCGCATTCTCCAAAACTG GATTTTGCAAATCCTTCTCGTCTTTTACAAACAACCACGGTAAAATTGCAGACTAAATATGTTCCTGAAGACATACTTTCTTCCCTGGAGTTGGACATGTCTAGTTCTTACTACATGGTTGAGCTGTGCACAAGTAAGGATTTTGGCTCTTGTTTGAGGGACGTAAATGCCGCCATACTGCTTTGCTTGATCGATGTAAATGGTGATGCATTACTACAGAGGCTATCTGCAGTTACGTTAGACCGCTCTATGCAAGGGAAGGACATGGATTCCAATGAATCTGTTCACTTTCAAAGAGGTTCAGTTGATATTGTCACCTTCAAGGGCTCCAAGTTAGGAAAAATTGAAGCATTTTGGATTGGTCTTGAATCAG GTTCTTGGAGGCTTGATGGTGTAAGCTTGACAGTGATCAGTGGGCCAGTATATTTATCTCCATTTACTGAAAGTGGAGATGAAAGTCAGTTTGATTGTGTGCAATATAAATTTGAAGCAAATAATCTACTTCTTGGAGAAGGGGGGATATCCATTGTTGAGCTTAGGCCATTCTGTAGTACCGAGTTATCTAGGATTTCTTTTACAACCTCACTAAATATGCAGTCGTTGTCACAAACCCTATTGCTGAATAAACAAACAACAAAGGAGGATAGCATGAGGGAGTATGCAGATCTTAAGTTCTCATTGCTAGTTTATGACCTCATTCTTATTTCAAGTGGTTCATCGATTTTAAATTTCTCTTTCAATGAGAAAGCTGCTTATGCATTCTTAGCTGGTGGAATTGGTGGATTCTTGTACCTTTTGCTGTTGCAAAGGTCGGTCGATGGATTGTCTGCACCAGGAAATCAGTCTGAGAATGGTGAGAACTTCTTGCAGGCCTCTGGAGGTTTTAAGAGGCAATGGTTAACTTTGGCATTGGTCATCGCCCTTGGTTCCACTGTATTGAAGTATCGGATAGGAGGAACAACCATAGCATTGTCACCAACTGAGCTCTTCATTGGGGTTGCAGGCTTTCTTACAAGTAAGATAGCTGTGGTTCTGGCAGCATTTAGACCTTTTGAAAGGAATTCAAAGAACAAGTAA